A window of Gasterosteus aculeatus chromosome 9, fGasAcu3.hap1.1, whole genome shotgun sequence contains these coding sequences:
- the LOC120825782 gene encoding uncharacterized protein LOC120825782 isoform X2, whose translation MPERVEAKREGARSLETGAHGAVFSNKNSKFALSWDFGDGGQQALDGLTFWIGPVFGSSVCPLWIFEGGASGSHSGPEMQKLSEKKRAQRAHQKALWDYKKYNLSLAVHTDRHLHLAPTLRLEPSATFPLANNTRGNHFLFGPVAGAAAVTAFRLAQIETCVQIALQQLATLATITIGNHCHNDNGFALALPPHLALLSLLNRPQVSSVGFNVSTNRKTYRNKSLSAAMYHQHSQQQGPPPFSSGPRPPHHQQPPNPHQNRPPSNMLSPVMGFQFPRPTQLPDELESALAIRGARDVDHRHIDHMNQPNQHQNQGSASGISQHGSYGSNPMTLSSDNQSGQQQGVDWSSYQPPTKLFASPPPSAGHQSQRQQGPQQQPQSSHAGTSIPSWAATVSDSPSPQARHPNAGGSGGSGDGPALYTPESAGSILASFGLSNEDLEVLSHYPDDQLTPDTLPFILRDIQINKTGNQKTVASTSSSSFPRSVRDMPLPPSRSSPLKRSRSPEVPSLLTVTQTAGKVIDYGHASRAKAETGTRETFKRERLSNDRTVKMYPSFSSSAPKLEKTERRQVRLEHNESSKHGDRDYRRTGSDHRKSSRSPGREFARSSKSRNLDRDYRRDAPKPRPPSEAKSEASSRRSLSSSSGSRPRVSSKKLPTPTMISDFSAVSPKVYPHTCSLCHSQCDQEKDWVDHVNTVNHTAACRDLRNKYPGWKPYLPSRSGRYGSRALWDPMAHSPSHSVSRSLSGSRTPSPPPSKHRVAPRPHRANKGPFSPHNQARLQYYKEHPPQRGVKRPHEDFNKFSPGAGQHPPSSKAGYSSKHGPLQTPAKTGKSGTKPGTKPTKTSAKVPPAKRKKKTVPPASQDPFDANRLVYLTGIPKDASEQDVTDLVGSFGKINNVILMACSEEERHNGEGQKASVCMVKADCALTLANSTNLSIRGQQISASIAKKTKAGPSLDTTNSKPAPVQDNADPEGESGIKTRNCESATPADKIGEADQKTSDESMVLITGLPESGWTESDILQLVQTFGTPSDVITATQIGKVLVSVPDMEVAQEMVKVHTSKPARIQDRELKMTHLRPRVGLNTPVALYNLLMGSLDPLESSVAVGWSSLLVISNVPSTPSGPAEVQKLVRRFGTVIKTLELNNMVICEMATAAMALSVYKRFQKFPCIIHNNPLFFSRKPDPKVNTQTKVVPASLDSAEDITATGTGSQAADKDKDTTHTESSDSPSEGIKKEGDSKDAKLQSTDKTVGEDEALKENRSQDEDMKKDPLTVAASDSLAAPQTEADLETHLRERSDVETVLETVEENKGVDNETHADEETKTKTSSSDGEAASQEAAMPEHPEVTQEMVNALLVECRTRTVGPAAPSNGGHGVAHMETERSNKAAEETKEQAKSHTEDHLKKKDRELKEKAARKEKEARDKQRREKERRDWEKKERTRREREQNEKARRDREEERREREWRERKRAYSEGLSGSRPSSWSEGHKQSSWSDGQCNNTEAETEMVDEEFDDFPFNLSDFVTVDEVGDVNDLPSSTSPSVPMETAEGGEDAPTSVQQESPGVMPTAVSTETCVSDVPAPLVTGDEPVTVSTAVTSDVFQSSDLIAAASTDAALGDASREDASQGNASQGDTSQGDASQGDASREDASQGDASQGDASRGDASQADASQADASQAGASQAGASQADASQAGASQADASQAGASQAGASQAGAPTSRTPAPTCPPKAPETTPLIEAALTAILDSTTEVEPAAPAGASSNSPAGVVTSQRESGENGLQHNQATTEDMAFDKTEEGENKRDVKTEAPSVDIGKHERSEDPDTNTEEAVQRLLTAHSLPPFNPSSPVGLEYLVPKTGFFCKVCNRFFTGAKEAERNHCKTLKHYENLQKYLKTLELADVSVKPDSA comes from the exons ATGCCAGAGAGGGTGGAGgcaaaaagagagggagcgaggtcACTTGAAACGGGCGCACACGGAGCAGTGTTCAGCAACAAGAATTCAAAGTTTGCACTTAGTTGGGACTTTGGAGATGGTGGGCAGCAGGCCTTGGACGGTCTCACATTCTGGATTGGTCCCGTCTTTGGCTCTTCAGTCTGTCCTTTGTGGATCTTTGAGGGTGGTGCTTCGGGCTCCCACAGTGGTCCGGAGATGCAGAAGCTCAGCGAGAAGAAGCGAGCTCAGAGGGCTCATCA AAAAGCACTGTGGGACTACAAGAAATACAACTTGAG CCTCGCTGTGCACACTGACAGACATTTGCACCTCGCTCCTACCCTTCGTTTGGAGCCCAGTGCAACATTCCCCCTGGCCAACAACACCAGAGGGAACCATTTCCTATTTGGACCTGTGGCTGGTGCTGCCGCAGTGACAGCTTTCCGATTGGCTCAGATTGAGACTTGTGTGCAGATTGCTCTTCAGCAGCTTGCTACACTAGCGACCATCACCATTGGCAACCACTGTCACAACGACAACGGATTTGCGTTGGCACTGCCGCCTCACCTGGCCCTCCTGAGTCTCCTCAATAGACCGCAGGTTTCATCAGTTGGGTTTAACGTgagcacaaacagaaaaacGTACAGAAACAAAAGTCTTTCTGCTGCCATGTACCACCAGCACTCCCAACAACAAGGGCCACCGCCTTTCTCTAGTGGGCCGAGACCTCCTCATCATCAGCAGCCCCCAAATCCGCATCAGAATCGTCCTCCCTCGAATATGCTGTCGCCGGTGATGGGTTTCCAGTTCCCTCGTCCTACACAGCTTCCCGATGAGCTGGAGTCTGCCCTGGCTATCCGGGGTGCTAGAGATGTGGATCACCGCCACATTGACCACATGAACCAACCGAACCAACACCAGAACCAAGGCTCTGCTTCTGGGATCAGTCAACATGGAAGTTACGGCTCTAACCCAATGACACTCTCCTCCGATAATCAGTCCGGTCAACAGCAAGGAGTAGACTGGTCCAGCTACCAACCTCCAACTAAACTATTTGCAAGTCCTCCGCCGAGTGCTGGCCATCAGTCCCAAAGACAACAGGGGCCTCAACAGCAGCCACAGAGCAGCCATGCTGGAACAAGCATCCCAAGCTGGGCAGCCACAGTAAGTGACTCGCCATCCCCGCAAGCACGGCACCCCAATGCTGGCGGAAGTGGTGGCAGTGGGGATGGTCCGGCTTTGTACACACCAGAGAGTGCAGGAAGCATCCTGGCTAGCTTTGGACTCTCAAATGAGGACTTAGAAGTGCTGAGTCACTACCCTGATGATCAGCTGACCCCAGATACTTTACCGTTCATACTTCGTGACATCCAAATCAACAAGACGGGCAACCAGAAGACTGTGGCCTCTACGTCGTCATCGTCCTTCCCACGCAGTGTTCGTGATATGCCGCTGCCTCCTTCCCGCTCTTCACCATTGAAACGTTCACGCTCACCAGAAGTGCCCAGCCTTCTTACTGTTACACAGACAGCCGGCAAAGTCATTGACTATGGTCATGCCAGTAGGGCGAAGGCAGAGACTGGTACCAGAGAAACATTCAAGAGAGAGCGGCTCTCCAATGACAGGACAGTTAAAATGTACCCGTCATTCTCGTCATCAGCTCCAAAGTTGGAGAAAACAGAAAGGCGGCAGGTTCGTCTGGAACACAATGAGTCAAGTAAGCACGGAGACCGGGACTATCGCAGGACGGGTAGCGACCATCGCAAGAGCAGTCGGTCACCTGGGAGAGAATTTGCACGGTCATCCAAATCTCGTAATCTGGACCGGGACTACAGGCGCGACGCACCCAAACCTAGGCCGCCATCTGAAGCCAAAAGCGAAGCATCCTCGAGACGGTCTCTGTCCTCTTCGTCTGGCTCAAGACCACGCGTCAGCAGCAAAAAGTTACCGACCCCCACCATGATAAGTGATTTCTCAGCTGTGTCGCCAAAGGTGTATCCCCATACCTGCTCCCTGTGCCACTCACAGTGTGATCAGGAAAAG GACTGGGTTGACCATGTTAACACCGTCAACCACACTGCTGCCTGCAGAGACCTGCGCAACAA GTACCCTGGCTGGAAACCGTATCTACCAAG TCGGAGCGGCCGATATGGCAGCCGGGCTCTGTGGGACCCCATGGCCCACTCTCCATCCCACTCGGTGTCTCGATCGCTCTCTGGCTCTCGCACCCCAAGTCCTCCTCCCAGCAAGCACCGAGTGGCCCCCCGTCCCCACAGGGCGAACAAGGgccctttctctcctcacaaTCAGGCCCGGCTGCAATACTACAAAG AGCATCCTCCTCAAAGGGGCGTGAAGCGTCCTCATGAGGATTTCAACAAGTTCTCGCCCGGAGCCGGCCAACATCCCCCCTCCTCTAAGGCGGGTTATAGCTCCAAACACGGACCACTACAGACCCCCGCCAAAACGGGCAAGAGTGGGACGAAGCCCGGAACCAAGCCGACCAAGACG TCTGCCAAAGTCCCACCAGCCAAGCGGAAGAAGAAAACGGTCCCTCCCGCCTCCCAGGACCCGTTTGATGCAAACCGCCTGGTGTATCTGACAGGCATCCCGAAGGATGCGTCCGAGCAGGATGTCACCGACTTGGTGGGGTCCTTCGGCAAGATCAACAATGTGATCCTCATGGCGTgctcggaggaggagagacacaaCGGGGAAGGACAAAAG GCGTCTGTTTGCATGGTGAAGGCTGATTGCGCCCTGACGTTGGCCAACTCCACAAATCTCTCCATCAGAGGCCAACAAATCAGTGCTTCAATCGCAAAG aaaacTAAAGCAGGCCCGTCTTTGGACACGACCAACAG CAAACCGGCTCCAGTGCAGGACAACGCAGACCCCGAGGGAGAATCTGGTATCAAGACGAGGAACTGTGAGTCTGCAACACCTGCCGACAAAATAG GCGAGGCTGACCAGAAGACGTCTGATGAG AGCATGGTGTTGATCACAGGACTTCCGGAGAGCGGCTGGACGGAGAGCGACATCCTCCAGCTGGTCCAGACCTTCGGAACTCCCTCCGACGTCATCACTGCAACACAAATCGGAAAG GTCCTCGTGTCAGTGCCAGACATGGAGGTTGCTCAAGAGATGGTGAAAGTCCACACCTCCAAGCCGGCAAGGATTCAAGACCGTGAGCTGAAGATGACGCATCTCCGGCCGCGCGTTGGCCTCAACACGCCG GTGGCTCTCTACAACCTGCTGATGGGATCACTGGACCCGTTG GAGAGTTCTGTTGCTGTCGGCTGGAGCAGCCTGTTGGTGATCAGTAATGTTCCCAGCACGCCGTCCGGCCCTGCCGAGGTCCAGAAACTGGTGCGACGCTTTGGTACTGTCATCAAGACCCTGGAGCTCAACAATATG GTCATTTGTGAGATGGCGACTGCAGCTATGGCCTTGTCCGTGTACAAGCGCTTCCAGAAGTTCCCGTGCATCATCCACAACAACCCGCTGTTCTTCTCCCGCAAGCCTGACCCCAAAGTCAACACTCAGACCAAAGTCGTCCCGGCATCCCTGGACTCAGCTGAG GACATCACTGCGACTGGCACAGGCAGCCAAGCagcagacaaagacaaagacacaacgcACACAGAGAGTTCTGATTCTCCATCAGAGGGGATCAAAAAAGAAGGCGATAGTAAGGATGCCAAGCTGCAAAGCACCGACAAGACGGTTGGTGAAGACGAAGCCTTGAAAGAAAACAGGAGCCAAGATGAGGACATGAAAAAAGACCCGCTCACTGTTGCTGCTTCTGACTCTTTGGCTGCACCACAAACCGAAGCAGATCTGGAGACACACCTGAGGGAAAGATCAGATGTTGAAACGGTTCTGGAGACAGTCGAGGAGAACAAAGGTGTCGATAACGAGACTCATGCTGatgaagagacaaagacaaagacttcTAGTTCTGACGGCGAAGCAGCTTCCCAGGAGGCGGCCATGCCAGAGCACCCAGAG GTTACACAGGAGATGGTGAACGCACTGCTTGTGGAGTGCAGAACAAGAACCGTGGGCCCAGCAGCTCCCTCCAACGGGGGACACGGGGTGGCGCACATGGAGACAGAGCGGAGTAACAAAGCAGCCGAGGAGACCAAAGAGCAAGCCAAGAGCCACACAGAGGACCACTTGAAGAAGAAGGACCGGGAGCTAAAAGAGAAGGCGGCAcgaaaggagaaggaggccagggacaagcagaggagggaaaaggagaggagggactgggagaagaaggagaggaccAGGCGAGAGAGGGAGCAGAATGAAAAGGCCAgacgggacagagaggaggagaggagagaaagagagtggcgggagaggaagagagcctACAGTGAAGGTCTGTCAGGGTCACGGCCGTCCTCCTGGTCCGAGGGACACAAGCAGAGCTCCTGGAGTGATGGACAGTGCAACAACACTGAAGCAGAGACCGAAATG GTGGACGAGGAGTTTGATGACTTCCCATTCAACTTAAGCGACTTTGTGACAGTAGATGAAGTTGGAGATGTGAACGACCTTCCTTCCTCTACTTCCCCCTCGGTTCCCATGGAAACCGccgagggaggggaggatgcTCCTACGTCCGTCCAACAGGAATCTCCAGGG GTCATGCCCACGGCGGTTTCCACGGAAACATGCGTGTCAGATGTCCCAGCACCCCTGGTGACGGGTGATGAACCTGTGACTGTGTCGACAGCTGTGACGTCAGATGTTTTTCAGTCATCAGATTTAATTGCTGCAGCTTCCACGGACGCAGCACTGGGGGACGCTTCGCGAGAGGACGCTTCACAGGGGAACGCTTCGCAGGGGGACACTTCACAGGGGGACGCTTCACAGGGGGACGCTTCGCGAGAGGACGCTTCACAGGGGGACGCTTCACAGGGGGACGCTTCACGAGGTGACGCTTCGCAGGCGGACGCTTCGCAGGCGGACGCTTCGCAGGCGGGCGCTTCGCAGGCGGGCGCTTCGCAGGCGGACGCTTCGCAGGCGGGCGCTTCGCAGGCGGACGCTTCGCAGGCGGGCGCTTCGCAGGCGGGCGCTTCGCAGGCGGGCGCTCCAACCAGCCGAACGCCTGCGCCAACATGTCCACCAAAAGCACCGGAGACCACACCTCTGATAG
- the LOC120825782 gene encoding uncharacterized protein LOC120825782 isoform X3: MPERVEAKREGARSLETGAHGAVFSNKNSKFALSWDFGDGGQQALDGLTFWIGPVFGSSVCPLWIFEGGASGSHSGPEMQKLSEKKRAQRAHQKALWDYKKYNLSLAVHTDRHLHLAPTLRLEPSATFPLANNTRGNHFLFGPVAGAAAVTAFRLAQIETCVQIALQQLATLATITIGNHCHNDNGFALALPPHLALLSLLNRPQVSSVGFNVSTNRKTYRNKSLSAAMYHQHSQQQGPPPFSSGPRPPHHQQPPNPHQNRPPSNMLSPVMGFQFPRPTQLPDELESALAIRGARDVDHRHIDHMNQPNQHQNQGSASGISQHGSYGSNPMTLSSDNQSGQQQGVDWSSYQPPTKLFASPPPSAGHQSQRQQGPQQQPQSSHAGTSIPSWAATVSDSPSPQARHPNAGGSGGSGDGPALYTPESAGSILASFGLSNEDLEVLSHYPDDQLTPDTLPFILRDIQINKTGNQKTVASTSSSSFPRSVRDMPLPPSRSSPLKRSRSPEVPSLLTVTQTAGKVIDYGHASRAKAETGTRETFKRERLSNDRTVKMYPSFSSSAPKLEKTERRQVRLEHNESSKHGDRDYRRTGSDHRKSSRSPGREFARSSKSRNLDRDYRRDAPKPRPPSEAKSEASSRRSLSSSSGSRPRVSSKKLPTPTMISDFSAVSPKVYPHTCSLCHSQCDQEKDWVDHVNTVNHTAACRDLRNNRSGRYGSRALWDPMAHSPSHSVSRSLSGSRTPSPPPSKHRVAPRPHRANKGPFSPHNQARLQYYKEHPPQRGVKRPHEDFNKFSPGAGQHPPSSKAGYSSKHGPLQTPAKTGKSGTKPGTKPTKTSAKVPPAKRKKKTVPPASQDPFDANRLVYLTGIPKDASEQDVTDLVGSFGKINNVILMACSEEERHNGEGQKASVCMVKADCALTLANSTNLSIRGQQISASIAKKTKAGPSLDTTNSKPAPVQDNADPEGESGIKTRNCESATPADKIVGEADQKTSDESMVLITGLPESGWTESDILQLVQTFGTPSDVITATQIGKVLVSVPDMEVAQEMVKVHTSKPARIQDRELKMTHLRPRVGLNTPVALYNLLMGSLDPLESSVAVGWSSLLVISNVPSTPSGPAEVQKLVRRFGTVIKTLELNNMVICEMATAAMALSVYKRFQKFPCIIHNNPLFFSRKPDPKVNTQTKVVPASLDSAEDITATGTGSQAADKDKDTTHTESSDSPSEGIKKEGDSKDAKLQSTDKTVGEDEALKENRSQDEDMKKDPLTVAASDSLAAPQTEADLETHLRERSDVETVLETVEENKGVDNETHADEETKTKTSSSDGEAASQEAAMPEHPEVTQEMVNALLVECRTRTVGPAAPSNGGHGVAHMETERSNKAAEETKEQAKSHTEDHLKKKDRELKEKAARKEKEARDKQRREKERRDWEKKERTRREREQNEKARRDREEERREREWRERKRAYSEGLSGSRPSSWSEGHKQSSWSDGQCNNTEAETEMVDEEFDDFPFNLSDFVTVDEVGDVNDLPSSTSPSVPMETAEGGEDAPTSVQQESPGVMPTAVSTETCVSDVPAPLVTGDEPVTVSTAVTSDVFQSSDLIAAASTDAALGDASREDASQGNASQGDTSQGDASQGDASREDASQGDASQGDASRGDASQADASQADASQAGASQAGASQADASQAGASQADASQAGASQAGASQAGAPTSRTPAPTCPPKAPETTPLIEAALTAILDSTTEVEPAAPAGASSNSPAGVVTSQRESGENGLQHNQATTEDMAFDKTEEGENKRDVKTEAPSVDIGKHERSEDPDTNTEEAVQRLLTAHSLPPFNPSSPVGLEYLVPKTGFFCKVCNRFFTGAKEAERNHCKTLKHYENLQKYLKTLELADVSVKPDSA; the protein is encoded by the exons ATGCCAGAGAGGGTGGAGgcaaaaagagagggagcgaggtcACTTGAAACGGGCGCACACGGAGCAGTGTTCAGCAACAAGAATTCAAAGTTTGCACTTAGTTGGGACTTTGGAGATGGTGGGCAGCAGGCCTTGGACGGTCTCACATTCTGGATTGGTCCCGTCTTTGGCTCTTCAGTCTGTCCTTTGTGGATCTTTGAGGGTGGTGCTTCGGGCTCCCACAGTGGTCCGGAGATGCAGAAGCTCAGCGAGAAGAAGCGAGCTCAGAGGGCTCATCA AAAAGCACTGTGGGACTACAAGAAATACAACTTGAG CCTCGCTGTGCACACTGACAGACATTTGCACCTCGCTCCTACCCTTCGTTTGGAGCCCAGTGCAACATTCCCCCTGGCCAACAACACCAGAGGGAACCATTTCCTATTTGGACCTGTGGCTGGTGCTGCCGCAGTGACAGCTTTCCGATTGGCTCAGATTGAGACTTGTGTGCAGATTGCTCTTCAGCAGCTTGCTACACTAGCGACCATCACCATTGGCAACCACTGTCACAACGACAACGGATTTGCGTTGGCACTGCCGCCTCACCTGGCCCTCCTGAGTCTCCTCAATAGACCGCAGGTTTCATCAGTTGGGTTTAACGTgagcacaaacagaaaaacGTACAGAAACAAAAGTCTTTCTGCTGCCATGTACCACCAGCACTCCCAACAACAAGGGCCACCGCCTTTCTCTAGTGGGCCGAGACCTCCTCATCATCAGCAGCCCCCAAATCCGCATCAGAATCGTCCTCCCTCGAATATGCTGTCGCCGGTGATGGGTTTCCAGTTCCCTCGTCCTACACAGCTTCCCGATGAGCTGGAGTCTGCCCTGGCTATCCGGGGTGCTAGAGATGTGGATCACCGCCACATTGACCACATGAACCAACCGAACCAACACCAGAACCAAGGCTCTGCTTCTGGGATCAGTCAACATGGAAGTTACGGCTCTAACCCAATGACACTCTCCTCCGATAATCAGTCCGGTCAACAGCAAGGAGTAGACTGGTCCAGCTACCAACCTCCAACTAAACTATTTGCAAGTCCTCCGCCGAGTGCTGGCCATCAGTCCCAAAGACAACAGGGGCCTCAACAGCAGCCACAGAGCAGCCATGCTGGAACAAGCATCCCAAGCTGGGCAGCCACAGTAAGTGACTCGCCATCCCCGCAAGCACGGCACCCCAATGCTGGCGGAAGTGGTGGCAGTGGGGATGGTCCGGCTTTGTACACACCAGAGAGTGCAGGAAGCATCCTGGCTAGCTTTGGACTCTCAAATGAGGACTTAGAAGTGCTGAGTCACTACCCTGATGATCAGCTGACCCCAGATACTTTACCGTTCATACTTCGTGACATCCAAATCAACAAGACGGGCAACCAGAAGACTGTGGCCTCTACGTCGTCATCGTCCTTCCCACGCAGTGTTCGTGATATGCCGCTGCCTCCTTCCCGCTCTTCACCATTGAAACGTTCACGCTCACCAGAAGTGCCCAGCCTTCTTACTGTTACACAGACAGCCGGCAAAGTCATTGACTATGGTCATGCCAGTAGGGCGAAGGCAGAGACTGGTACCAGAGAAACATTCAAGAGAGAGCGGCTCTCCAATGACAGGACAGTTAAAATGTACCCGTCATTCTCGTCATCAGCTCCAAAGTTGGAGAAAACAGAAAGGCGGCAGGTTCGTCTGGAACACAATGAGTCAAGTAAGCACGGAGACCGGGACTATCGCAGGACGGGTAGCGACCATCGCAAGAGCAGTCGGTCACCTGGGAGAGAATTTGCACGGTCATCCAAATCTCGTAATCTGGACCGGGACTACAGGCGCGACGCACCCAAACCTAGGCCGCCATCTGAAGCCAAAAGCGAAGCATCCTCGAGACGGTCTCTGTCCTCTTCGTCTGGCTCAAGACCACGCGTCAGCAGCAAAAAGTTACCGACCCCCACCATGATAAGTGATTTCTCAGCTGTGTCGCCAAAGGTGTATCCCCATACCTGCTCCCTGTGCCACTCACAGTGTGATCAGGAAAAG GACTGGGTTGACCATGTTAACACCGTCAACCACACTGCTGCCTGCAGAGACCTGCGCAACAA TCGGAGCGGCCGATATGGCAGCCGGGCTCTGTGGGACCCCATGGCCCACTCTCCATCCCACTCGGTGTCTCGATCGCTCTCTGGCTCTCGCACCCCAAGTCCTCCTCCCAGCAAGCACCGAGTGGCCCCCCGTCCCCACAGGGCGAACAAGGgccctttctctcctcacaaTCAGGCCCGGCTGCAATACTACAAAG AGCATCCTCCTCAAAGGGGCGTGAAGCGTCCTCATGAGGATTTCAACAAGTTCTCGCCCGGAGCCGGCCAACATCCCCCCTCCTCTAAGGCGGGTTATAGCTCCAAACACGGACCACTACAGACCCCCGCCAAAACGGGCAAGAGTGGGACGAAGCCCGGAACCAAGCCGACCAAGACG TCTGCCAAAGTCCCACCAGCCAAGCGGAAGAAGAAAACGGTCCCTCCCGCCTCCCAGGACCCGTTTGATGCAAACCGCCTGGTGTATCTGACAGGCATCCCGAAGGATGCGTCCGAGCAGGATGTCACCGACTTGGTGGGGTCCTTCGGCAAGATCAACAATGTGATCCTCATGGCGTgctcggaggaggagagacacaaCGGGGAAGGACAAAAG GCGTCTGTTTGCATGGTGAAGGCTGATTGCGCCCTGACGTTGGCCAACTCCACAAATCTCTCCATCAGAGGCCAACAAATCAGTGCTTCAATCGCAAAG aaaacTAAAGCAGGCCCGTCTTTGGACACGACCAACAG CAAACCGGCTCCAGTGCAGGACAACGCAGACCCCGAGGGAGAATCTGGTATCAAGACGAGGAACTGTGAGTCTGCAACACCTGCCGACAAAATAG TAGGCGAGGCTGACCAGAAGACGTCTGATGAG AGCATGGTGTTGATCACAGGACTTCCGGAGAGCGGCTGGACGGAGAGCGACATCCTCCAGCTGGTCCAGACCTTCGGAACTCCCTCCGACGTCATCACTGCAACACAAATCGGAAAG GTCCTCGTGTCAGTGCCAGACATGGAGGTTGCTCAAGAGATGGTGAAAGTCCACACCTCCAAGCCGGCAAGGATTCAAGACCGTGAGCTGAAGATGACGCATCTCCGGCCGCGCGTTGGCCTCAACACGCCG GTGGCTCTCTACAACCTGCTGATGGGATCACTGGACCCGTTG GAGAGTTCTGTTGCTGTCGGCTGGAGCAGCCTGTTGGTGATCAGTAATGTTCCCAGCACGCCGTCCGGCCCTGCCGAGGTCCAGAAACTGGTGCGACGCTTTGGTACTGTCATCAAGACCCTGGAGCTCAACAATATG GTCATTTGTGAGATGGCGACTGCAGCTATGGCCTTGTCCGTGTACAAGCGCTTCCAGAAGTTCCCGTGCATCATCCACAACAACCCGCTGTTCTTCTCCCGCAAGCCTGACCCCAAAGTCAACACTCAGACCAAAGTCGTCCCGGCATCCCTGGACTCAGCTGAG GACATCACTGCGACTGGCACAGGCAGCCAAGCagcagacaaagacaaagacacaacgcACACAGAGAGTTCTGATTCTCCATCAGAGGGGATCAAAAAAGAAGGCGATAGTAAGGATGCCAAGCTGCAAAGCACCGACAAGACGGTTGGTGAAGACGAAGCCTTGAAAGAAAACAGGAGCCAAGATGAGGACATGAAAAAAGACCCGCTCACTGTTGCTGCTTCTGACTCTTTGGCTGCACCACAAACCGAAGCAGATCTGGAGACACACCTGAGGGAAAGATCAGATGTTGAAACGGTTCTGGAGACAGTCGAGGAGAACAAAGGTGTCGATAACGAGACTCATGCTGatgaagagacaaagacaaagacttcTAGTTCTGACGGCGAAGCAGCTTCCCAGGAGGCGGCCATGCCAGAGCACCCAGAG GTTACACAGGAGATGGTGAACGCACTGCTTGTGGAGTGCAGAACAAGAACCGTGGGCCCAGCAGCTCCCTCCAACGGGGGACACGGGGTGGCGCACATGGAGACAGAGCGGAGTAACAAAGCAGCCGAGGAGACCAAAGAGCAAGCCAAGAGCCACACAGAGGACCACTTGAAGAAGAAGGACCGGGAGCTAAAAGAGAAGGCGGCAcgaaaggagaaggaggccagggacaagcagaggagggaaaaggagaggagggactgggagaagaaggagaggaccAGGCGAGAGAGGGAGCAGAATGAAAAGGCCAgacgggacagagaggaggagaggagagaaagagagtggcgggagaggaagagagcctACAGTGAAGGTCTGTCAGGGTCACGGCCGTCCTCCTGGTCCGAGGGACACAAGCAGAGCTCCTGGAGTGATGGACAGTGCAACAACACTGAAGCAGAGACCGAAATG GTGGACGAGGAGTTTGATGACTTCCCATTCAACTTAAGCGACTTTGTGACAGTAGATGAAGTTGGAGATGTGAACGACCTTCCTTCCTCTACTTCCCCCTCGGTTCCCATGGAAACCGccgagggaggggaggatgcTCCTACGTCCGTCCAACAGGAATCTCCAGGG GTCATGCCCACGGCGGTTTCCACGGAAACATGCGTGTCAGATGTCCCAGCACCCCTGGTGACGGGTGATGAACCTGTGACTGTGTCGACAGCTGTGACGTCAGATGTTTTTCAGTCATCAGATTTAATTGCTGCAGCTTCCACGGACGCAGCACTGGGGGACGCTTCGCGAGAGGACGCTTCACAGGGGAACGCTTCGCAGGGGGACACTTCACAGGGGGACGCTTCACAGGGGGACGCTTCGCGAGAGGACGCTTCACAGGGGGACGCTTCACAGGGGGACGCTTCACGAGGTGACGCTTCGCAGGCGGACGCTTCGCAGGCGGACGCTTCGCAGGCGGGCGCTTCGCAGGCGGGCGCTTCGCAGGCGGACGCTTCGCAGGCGGGCGCTTCGCAGGCGGACGCTTCGCAGGCGGGCGCTTCGCAGGCGGGCGCTTCGCAGGCGGGCGCTCCAACCAGCCGAACGCCTGCGCCAACATGTCCACCAAAAGCACCGGAGACCACACCTCTGATAG